One Vampirovibrio chlorellavorus genomic window carries:
- a CDS encoding ArnT family glycosyltransferase: protein MVIKQDFIKTGLFWLILALALWVRLHFVFQVDTPLKSDMASFHQRGVALLEQGSFSTGDDSRSLGASTYRPPLYPLFLAGVYKIAGPNPRAAYVAQVVLGLLLLMGMYQLALRVTPASLKSPVALTAMAAGAVYPPLIAYCGILLSEMLFITLLVWAVWFLLQPDKHKGWGWLTGLFWGLAALTRPITLPLFLGVLVILWLYRQLKPRQALQVVAIFFLTLSPWILRNYAEFHEWVLVDNSSGINLVAGNNDDGKGDYTRSYVNSWMYQDALANSRNIVDFDRRLIANNNRWIQTHPLRYAQLFFKRLGYYFVSEHEFYFQDYHWNRIPWHKTPINLTFRMVWQVLALLTLVACLMVRYPMGVCLGFAGFFFYIFPAIALYYTRYRHPAIPFVFILGALGFWALWQFLQARLQPATGTVTLSELAD from the coding sequence ATGGTTATAAAACAGGATTTCATCAAAACAGGTTTATTTTGGCTGATTCTGGCCCTGGCGTTGTGGGTTCGCCTGCACTTTGTGTTCCAGGTGGATACCCCGCTGAAGTCGGATATGGCCAGTTTCCATCAGCGGGGCGTGGCTCTGCTGGAACAGGGTTCCTTCAGTACCGGCGATGATTCCAGGAGTCTCGGGGCTTCCACTTATCGCCCGCCTCTGTATCCCCTGTTTCTGGCCGGTGTTTATAAAATTGCCGGGCCGAACCCCCGAGCGGCCTATGTCGCTCAGGTGGTTTTGGGACTTTTACTGTTGATGGGCATGTATCAGCTGGCGTTGCGCGTTACTCCAGCCTCCCTGAAGTCGCCGGTGGCCCTGACCGCCATGGCCGCGGGGGCGGTATATCCGCCGCTCATTGCCTATTGCGGCATTTTGCTCTCGGAAATGCTGTTTATCACTTTGCTGGTGTGGGCCGTGTGGTTTTTGTTACAGCCTGACAAACACAAGGGCTGGGGCTGGCTCACGGGTTTGTTCTGGGGCTTGGCCGCCCTGACCCGTCCCATTACCTTACCGCTTTTTCTGGGGGTGCTGGTTATTTTATGGCTGTATCGGCAGTTGAAGCCCCGACAGGCCTTACAGGTTGTGGCCATCTTTTTTCTTACCCTGAGCCCCTGGATTTTACGCAATTACGCCGAATTTCACGAGTGGGTGCTGGTGGATAATTCCTCGGGTATTAATCTGGTGGCTGGCAATAACGATGACGGCAAGGGCGATTACACCCGGAGTTACGTCAACAGCTGGATGTATCAGGATGCCCTGGCCAACAGCCGCAATATCGTGGATTTTGATCGCCGCCTGATTGCCAATAACAACCGCTGGATTCAAACCCATCCGCTGCGTTATGCCCAATTGTTCTTTAAGCGTCTGGGGTATTATTTTGTGTCAGAGCATGAGTTTTATTTTCAGGATTACCACTGGAACCGCATCCCCTGGCATAAAACGCCCATTAATTTGACCTTTCGCATGGTGTGGCAAGTGCTGGCCCTGCTCACGTTGGTGGCCTGCCTCATGGTGCGGTATCCCATGGGCGTTTGTCTGGGTTTTGCCGGGTTTTTCTTTTACATCTTTCCGGCCATTGCTCTCTATTACACCCGCTATCGGCACCCGGCCATACCATTTGTGTTTATACTGGGAGCCCTGGGCTTTTGGGCATTGTGGCAGTTTCTGCAAGCCAGACTCCAACCGGCCACCGGTACAGTAACCTTGTCTGAGTTAGCGGACTGA
- a CDS encoding FliI/YscN family ATPase — translation MNLNLDMDALLNLMDKADPYPQVGLVDQVIGLVIESKGPKAKIADVCLIETGDPFMPTVPAEVVGFKEGKILLMPLGELGNLSPGARVFNTGHSFRVNVGPELLGRVLDGLGNPIDDRFPVSNNLPFHVHAHAPHPLKRKEITEVIPLGVKSIDGFNTIGKGQRVGIFAGSGVGKSTTLGMIARNTEADLSVIALIGERGREVQDFIDHSLGPEGRKRSVVVVSTSEQPALMKIKAALVATTVAEYFRKSGKNVLLMMDSLTRVAMALREVGLAVGEPPTTRGYTPSVFAFMPKLLERSGTSDTGSITGLYTVLVEGDDMNEPVADTVRGLLDGHIVLSRELAQQNHFPAVDVLASVSRLMTAIAEKGHREAAGKIRDLMALYKRSEDLINIGAYVQGANPKLDQAVALKGEIDALLKQEIESNAPFTETVDKMLAIVGKAGI, via the coding sequence GTGAATTTGAATCTGGATATGGACGCTTTGCTGAACTTGATGGACAAAGCCGATCCCTACCCGCAGGTGGGTCTGGTGGATCAGGTCATTGGGCTGGTGATCGAATCCAAAGGGCCCAAGGCCAAAATTGCCGATGTATGCCTGATTGAGACCGGCGATCCGTTTATGCCCACCGTGCCTGCCGAGGTAGTGGGCTTTAAAGAGGGCAAAATCCTGTTAATGCCACTGGGGGAACTGGGCAATTTATCGCCGGGGGCTCGGGTGTTTAACACCGGTCATTCCTTTCGGGTCAACGTGGGGCCAGAACTGCTGGGTCGGGTGCTGGACGGGCTGGGCAACCCCATTGACGATCGGTTTCCGGTGTCCAATAACCTGCCGTTCCACGTGCATGCCCACGCCCCGCATCCACTGAAGCGCAAGGAAATTACCGAGGTCATTCCGCTGGGCGTCAAATCCATTGATGGCTTTAATACCATTGGCAAAGGCCAGCGGGTAGGCATCTTCGCCGGTTCCGGGGTGGGTAAGTCCACCACGCTGGGCATGATTGCCCGCAATACGGAAGCGGATCTCAGCGTGATTGCCCTGATTGGGGAGCGGGGGCGTGAGGTTCAGGACTTTATTGATCACTCTCTGGGGCCGGAGGGGCGCAAACGCTCCGTGGTGGTGGTCTCCACCTCCGAGCAACCGGCCCTGATGAAGATCAAGGCCGCCTTGGTAGCCACTACGGTGGCCGAATACTTCCGCAAAAGCGGCAAGAATGTACTGCTGATGATGGACTCCCTGACCCGGGTGGCCATGGCCTTGCGGGAAGTGGGCCTAGCGGTGGGAGAACCCCCTACCACGCGCGGCTATACCCCCAGCGTGTTCGCCTTTATGCCCAAATTGCTGGAGCGCAGTGGGACTTCGGACACTGGCTCCATCACGGGTTTGTACACCGTGCTGGTGGAAGGGGATGACATGAACGAGCCGGTGGCCGACACGGTGCGGGGCCTGCTGGACGGGCACATTGTTCTCAGTCGGGAACTGGCCCAGCAGAATCACTTTCCGGCTGTGGACGTTTTGGCCTCCGTCAGTCGTTTGATGACGGCCATTGCGGAGAAGGGGCATCGGGAGGCCGCCGGAAAAATCCGGGATTTAATGGCCTTGTACAAGCGCTCCGAAGACCTGATTAACATCGGCGCCTATGTGCAAGGGGCCAATCCCAAGCTGGATCAGGCTGTGGCTTTAAAAGGGGAAATTGACGCCTTGCTGAAGCAGGAGATTGAGTCCAACGCCCCGTTTACCGAAACCGTGGATAAAATGCTGGCGATCGTCGGTAAAGCGGGCATCTAG
- the fliG gene encoding flagellar motor switch protein FliG yields MSSDAISIRHMTNSQKVAALLIALGPRTASEIMKNIEDEIEVEHIALEIASLQRINPETLNAILAEFYSLFQASGYLASGGVSYARQLLNEAYGENQADKILERLVATLQTNPFDFFNNADPAQLATSFQNENPQLVALVLAYLKPERSAAILGALSPEMQADVAHRIAEMDRTNPEVLREVERIMENKFSSVVTADFSMAGGIESLAEIINRSDRTTEKAILDSLEMKDPEVAEQVRELMFVFEDIIHLDDRSIQRVLREVDTKDLALSLKGSNEDVQEKIFRNMSERASTMLKDDMDYMGPVRAKDVQEKQTYIVSIIRALEGAGEIVVSRGTEEDDFIE; encoded by the coding sequence ATGTCCAGTGACGCCATTTCGATCCGGCATATGACCAACTCCCAGAAGGTGGCGGCCCTGCTGATCGCCCTGGGGCCTCGCACGGCGTCTGAAATCATGAAAAACATTGAGGACGAAATCGAGGTAGAGCATATTGCGCTGGAAATCGCCTCATTGCAACGCATCAACCCGGAAACGCTGAACGCCATCCTGGCCGAATTTTATTCCTTGTTCCAGGCCAGCGGCTATCTGGCCTCCGGCGGGGTGTCCTATGCCCGCCAACTCCTGAACGAGGCCTACGGCGAGAATCAGGCCGATAAAATCCTGGAGCGGCTGGTAGCCACCCTGCAAACCAACCCCTTCGACTTTTTCAATAACGCCGATCCGGCCCAGTTGGCCACTTCCTTCCAGAATGAAAACCCGCAACTGGTAGCGCTGGTGCTGGCGTACCTCAAGCCAGAGCGCTCGGCGGCCATTCTGGGGGCCTTGTCCCCGGAGATGCAGGCCGACGTGGCCCATCGCATCGCGGAAATGGATCGCACCAACCCGGAAGTGTTGCGGGAAGTGGAGCGGATTATGGAGAACAAGTTCTCCTCGGTGGTCACCGCCGACTTTAGCATGGCGGGCGGTATCGAATCGCTGGCGGAAATCATCAACCGCAGCGATCGCACCACGGAAAAAGCCATTCTGGACAGTCTGGAAATGAAAGATCCGGAAGTGGCCGAACAAGTGCGGGAGCTGATGTTCGTATTCGAGGATATTATTCATCTGGACGATCGTTCCATTCAGCGGGTGCTGCGTGAGGTGGACACCAAGGATCTGGCCCTGTCGCTGAAAGGTTCCAACGAGGATGTTCAGGAAAAAATCTTCCGCAACATGTCCGAGCGGGCTTCCACCATGCTCAAGGACGATATGGATTACATGGGCCCGGTTCGCGCCAAGGATGTACAGGAAAAGCAGACCTACATCGTCAGTATCATTCGTGCGCTGGAAGGCGCCGGTGAGATCGTAGTGTCCCGAGGAACCGAAGAGGACGATTTCATTGAGTAA
- a CDS encoding FliH/SctL family protein encodes MSNFVRKELRYRQNAQVTPAAAGQAHIQGETVAVGQAYHLDSEAQFKRDLEQSLAEIVKKRLQEAEDEAIALVKVAEETAEKNARQISEEILSKANAQAREMVELAQSQVETIQESAREAGFKNGFQEGYADATAQVEQEVTGLLQSAQLLAENAYQAEKLVLKNFEKNALTLIRHLSRKILQRELAENPDMILRQLQQAVESLYLTGKIKVVVNPQALQELRAFSAVTESALSEMSRYEFMVDPLLDVHQLFIVGEEGSFDLSLDTRIAQLIDPLQEALTLPRPEPLGADLRAPEAAEALAEATQDLPAEIEPVKFESPAYESKEAESLIPLDEVMPEDTETTPTQDASATSPLEEAPEVDSPHAGPVAPAITPFEFPAFDSKPPEGDAEDEAGPAL; translated from the coding sequence TTGAGTAATTTCGTCCGCAAGGAATTACGCTATCGGCAAAACGCCCAGGTGACGCCTGCGGCAGCCGGGCAAGCGCATATTCAGGGCGAAACGGTTGCCGTGGGACAAGCCTACCATCTGGATAGCGAGGCCCAATTCAAGCGGGATCTGGAGCAGTCTCTGGCGGAAATTGTGAAAAAACGCCTGCAAGAGGCGGAAGATGAAGCTATTGCTCTTGTCAAAGTGGCCGAAGAAACGGCTGAAAAAAATGCCCGGCAAATTTCCGAGGAGATCCTGAGCAAGGCCAACGCCCAGGCCCGGGAAATGGTAGAGCTGGCCCAGAGTCAGGTCGAAACCATCCAGGAAAGCGCTCGGGAAGCGGGGTTTAAAAATGGTTTTCAGGAAGGCTACGCCGATGCCACCGCCCAGGTGGAGCAGGAAGTGACCGGTTTGCTGCAAAGCGCCCAACTGTTGGCGGAAAATGCCTATCAGGCTGAAAAACTGGTGCTGAAAAACTTTGAGAAAAACGCCCTGACCCTGATTCGCCATTTGAGCCGAAAAATTTTACAGCGGGAGCTGGCGGAAAACCCGGATATGATTTTGAGGCAGTTGCAACAGGCTGTGGAAAGCCTGTATCTGACCGGCAAGATTAAAGTGGTGGTCAATCCTCAGGCATTACAGGAACTGCGGGCCTTCAGCGCGGTCACCGAATCAGCGCTGAGCGAGATGAGCCGTTATGAGTTTATGGTCGATCCGTTGCTGGACGTGCATCAACTGTTCATTGTGGGAGAAGAAGGCTCCTTTGACTTGAGTCTGGATACCCGCATCGCTCAGTTGATCGATCCCCTGCAGGAGGCCCTGACCCTGCCCAGACCGGAGCCGCTGGGGGCGGACTTGCGAGCGCCAGAGGCCGCTGAAGCCCTTGCTGAAGCGACTCAGGATTTACCGGCGGAGATTGAGCCTGTGAAGTTCGAGTCACCTGCTTATGAGAGCAAGGAGGCTGAGTCGCTGATACCCCTTGATGAAGTGATGCCCGAGGACACTGAAACAACACCGACACAAGACGCTTCGGCGACCTCTCCTCTGGAGGAGGCACCAGAGGTCGATTCGCCGCATGCCGGGCCCGTGGCTCCCGCGATTACTCCGTTTGAGTTTCCCGCCTTTGATAGCAAGCCGCCTGAGGGGGATGCAGAGGACGAAGCGGGGCCTGCCCTGTGA